One part of the Solanum dulcamara chromosome 3, daSolDulc1.2, whole genome shotgun sequence genome encodes these proteins:
- the LOC129882580 gene encoding adenine DNA glycosylase isoform X3 has translation MDAGVEKKTVMSPKNKKRPRRNREISRKEVPLSGDIEDFSFTKDETVQIRDSLLEWYDKNQRDLPWRRISSGFDEREKRAYAVWVSEVMLQQTRVSTVIDYFKRWMNKWPTLHHLAQASLEEVNEMWAGLGYYRRVRFLLQGAKEVVEEGGSFPETVSDLLKIKGIGEYTAGAIASIAFKKAVPVVDGNVVRVISRLKAISANPKDAATVKSFWKLAGQLVDPCRPGDFNQSLMELGATLCSLSNPGCAACPISGQCHALSLSRQNESIHVTDYPTKVVKAKQRHEFSAVSVVEILDCQEMMGPQSSSKYILVKRPDEGLLAGLWEFPSVLLEKEADLASRRKAIDNFLQSSFNLDLKESARIVSREDIGECVHIFSHIHLKMK, from the exons ATGGACGCCGGAGTGGAGAAGAAAACGGTCATGTCTCCGAAAAATAAGAAGAGACCTCGTCGTAACAGAGAAATATCTCGAAAAGAAGTTCCATTAAGCGGCGATATAGAGGACTTCAGTTTCACTAAAGATGAAACCGTACAAATCAGGGATTCTCTTTTGGAATGGTACGATAAAAATCAAAGGGACCTTCCTTGGCGAAGAATCAGTAGTGGTTTCGATGAGAGAGAAAAAAGGGCTTATGCTGTGTGGGTTTCTGAAGTAATGCTTCAGCAAACTAGGGTTTCAACTGTGATTGATTATTTCAAACGCTGGATGAACAAATGGCCTACTCTTCATCATCTCGCTCAAGCTTCTCTTGAG GAGGTGAATGAAATGTGGGCCGGTTTGGGGTATTATAGACGAGTTCGGTTCTTATTACAG GGTGCAAAAGAGGTGGTTGAAGAGGGAGGTAGTTTTCCAGAGACAGTTTCAGATCTTCTCAAGATCAAAGGAATTGGTGAATACACTGCTGGTGCTATTGCCTCAATTGCCTTCAAAAAG GCAGTGCCTGTTGTTGATGGGAATGTGGTCAGGGTTATTTCTAGGCTGAAGGCCATATCAGCGAATCCAAAAGATGCTGCGACAGTTAAGAGTTTTTG GAAACTTGCAGGGCAATTAGTTGATCCTTGTAGGCCTGGAGATTTCAACCAATCTCTTATGGAACTTGGAGCTACGTTGTGCTCTCTTTCGAATCCAGGTTGTGCTGCGTGCCCCATCTCTGGTCAATGTCATGCTTTATCACTCTCTAGGCAGAACGAGTCAATTCATGTTACAGATTACCCAACAAAAGTTGTGAAGGCCAAACAAAGGCATGAGTTTTCCGCTGTTAGTGTTGTAGAGATACTGGATTGCCAGGAAATGATGGGACCTCAATCCAGCAGCAAATATATTCTTGTAAAAAGACCAGATGAGGGTCTACTTGCTGGCCTCTGGGAGTTTCCATCAGTTCTCTTGGAGAAGGAAGCAGACTTGGCCTCGAGAAGAAAAGCAATTGACAACTTTTTACAGTCATCATTCAATCTAGATCTTAAAGAGTCAGCTAGAATAGTTTCACGAGAAGATATTGGAGAATGTGTCCACATCTTCAGTCATATACACCTCAAGAT GAAATAA
- the LOC129882580 gene encoding adenine DNA glycosylase isoform X2 encodes MDAGVEKKTVMSPKNKKRPRRNREISRKEVPLSGDIEDFSFTKDETVQIRDSLLEWYDKNQRDLPWRRISSGFDEREKRAYAVWVSEVMLQQTRVSTVIDYFKRWMNKWPTLHHLAQASLEGAKEVVEEGGSFPETVSDLLKIKGIGEYTAGAIASIAFKKAVPVVDGNVVRVISRLKAISANPKDAATVKSFWKLAGQLVDPCRPGDFNQSLMELGATLCSLSNPGCAACPISGQCHALSLSRQNESIHVTDYPTKVVKAKQRHEFSAVSVVEILDCQEMMGPQSSSKYILVKRPDEGLLAGLWEFPSVLLEKEADLASRRKAIDNFLQSSFNLDLKESARIVSREDIGECVHIFSHIHLKMYVELLVLHPKGNKSINYKKRNKESITWKYVDGINLGSMGLTSGVRKVYTMVQKHKQTEQATITERRRMTAVRR; translated from the exons ATGGACGCCGGAGTGGAGAAGAAAACGGTCATGTCTCCGAAAAATAAGAAGAGACCTCGTCGTAACAGAGAAATATCTCGAAAAGAAGTTCCATTAAGCGGCGATATAGAGGACTTCAGTTTCACTAAAGATGAAACCGTACAAATCAGGGATTCTCTTTTGGAATGGTACGATAAAAATCAAAGGGACCTTCCTTGGCGAAGAATCAGTAGTGGTTTCGATGAGAGAGAAAAAAGGGCTTATGCTGTGTGGGTTTCTGAAGTAATGCTTCAGCAAACTAGGGTTTCAACTGTGATTGATTATTTCAAACGCTGGATGAACAAATGGCCTACTCTTCATCATCTCGCTCAAGCTTCTCTTGAG GGTGCAAAAGAGGTGGTTGAAGAGGGAGGTAGTTTTCCAGAGACAGTTTCAGATCTTCTCAAGATCAAAGGAATTGGTGAATACACTGCTGGTGCTATTGCCTCAATTGCCTTCAAAAAG GCAGTGCCTGTTGTTGATGGGAATGTGGTCAGGGTTATTTCTAGGCTGAAGGCCATATCAGCGAATCCAAAAGATGCTGCGACAGTTAAGAGTTTTTG GAAACTTGCAGGGCAATTAGTTGATCCTTGTAGGCCTGGAGATTTCAACCAATCTCTTATGGAACTTGGAGCTACGTTGTGCTCTCTTTCGAATCCAGGTTGTGCTGCGTGCCCCATCTCTGGTCAATGTCATGCTTTATCACTCTCTAGGCAGAACGAGTCAATTCATGTTACAGATTACCCAACAAAAGTTGTGAAGGCCAAACAAAGGCATGAGTTTTCCGCTGTTAGTGTTGTAGAGATACTGGATTGCCAGGAAATGATGGGACCTCAATCCAGCAGCAAATATATTCTTGTAAAAAGACCAGATGAGGGTCTACTTGCTGGCCTCTGGGAGTTTCCATCAGTTCTCTTGGAGAAGGAAGCAGACTTGGCCTCGAGAAGAAAAGCAATTGACAACTTTTTACAGTCATCATTCAATCTAGATCTTAAAGAGTCAGCTAGAATAGTTTCACGAGAAGATATTGGAGAATGTGTCCACATCTTCAGTCATATACACCTCAAGATGTATGTAGAGTTATTGGTCTTACATCCAAAAG GAAATAAAAGCATCAACTACAAAAAGCGTAACAAAGAGAGTATTACATGGAAGTATGTCGATGGCATAAACCTTGGTAGCATGGGATTAACATCTGGAGTAAGAAAG GTTTATACCATGGTACAGAAACACAAGCAAACTGAACAGGCTACTATCACGGAAAGGAGAAGGATGACAGCAGTAAGAAGATAG
- the LOC129882580 gene encoding adenine DNA glycosylase isoform X1, with the protein MDAGVEKKTVMSPKNKKRPRRNREISRKEVPLSGDIEDFSFTKDETVQIRDSLLEWYDKNQRDLPWRRISSGFDEREKRAYAVWVSEVMLQQTRVSTVIDYFKRWMNKWPTLHHLAQASLEEVNEMWAGLGYYRRVRFLLQGAKEVVEEGGSFPETVSDLLKIKGIGEYTAGAIASIAFKKAVPVVDGNVVRVISRLKAISANPKDAATVKSFWKLAGQLVDPCRPGDFNQSLMELGATLCSLSNPGCAACPISGQCHALSLSRQNESIHVTDYPTKVVKAKQRHEFSAVSVVEILDCQEMMGPQSSSKYILVKRPDEGLLAGLWEFPSVLLEKEADLASRRKAIDNFLQSSFNLDLKESARIVSREDIGECVHIFSHIHLKMYVELLVLHPKGNKSINYKKRNKESITWKYVDGINLGSMGLTSGVRKVYTMVQKHKQTEQATITERRRMTAVRR; encoded by the exons ATGGACGCCGGAGTGGAGAAGAAAACGGTCATGTCTCCGAAAAATAAGAAGAGACCTCGTCGTAACAGAGAAATATCTCGAAAAGAAGTTCCATTAAGCGGCGATATAGAGGACTTCAGTTTCACTAAAGATGAAACCGTACAAATCAGGGATTCTCTTTTGGAATGGTACGATAAAAATCAAAGGGACCTTCCTTGGCGAAGAATCAGTAGTGGTTTCGATGAGAGAGAAAAAAGGGCTTATGCTGTGTGGGTTTCTGAAGTAATGCTTCAGCAAACTAGGGTTTCAACTGTGATTGATTATTTCAAACGCTGGATGAACAAATGGCCTACTCTTCATCATCTCGCTCAAGCTTCTCTTGAG GAGGTGAATGAAATGTGGGCCGGTTTGGGGTATTATAGACGAGTTCGGTTCTTATTACAG GGTGCAAAAGAGGTGGTTGAAGAGGGAGGTAGTTTTCCAGAGACAGTTTCAGATCTTCTCAAGATCAAAGGAATTGGTGAATACACTGCTGGTGCTATTGCCTCAATTGCCTTCAAAAAG GCAGTGCCTGTTGTTGATGGGAATGTGGTCAGGGTTATTTCTAGGCTGAAGGCCATATCAGCGAATCCAAAAGATGCTGCGACAGTTAAGAGTTTTTG GAAACTTGCAGGGCAATTAGTTGATCCTTGTAGGCCTGGAGATTTCAACCAATCTCTTATGGAACTTGGAGCTACGTTGTGCTCTCTTTCGAATCCAGGTTGTGCTGCGTGCCCCATCTCTGGTCAATGTCATGCTTTATCACTCTCTAGGCAGAACGAGTCAATTCATGTTACAGATTACCCAACAAAAGTTGTGAAGGCCAAACAAAGGCATGAGTTTTCCGCTGTTAGTGTTGTAGAGATACTGGATTGCCAGGAAATGATGGGACCTCAATCCAGCAGCAAATATATTCTTGTAAAAAGACCAGATGAGGGTCTACTTGCTGGCCTCTGGGAGTTTCCATCAGTTCTCTTGGAGAAGGAAGCAGACTTGGCCTCGAGAAGAAAAGCAATTGACAACTTTTTACAGTCATCATTCAATCTAGATCTTAAAGAGTCAGCTAGAATAGTTTCACGAGAAGATATTGGAGAATGTGTCCACATCTTCAGTCATATACACCTCAAGATGTATGTAGAGTTATTGGTCTTACATCCAAAAG GAAATAAAAGCATCAACTACAAAAAGCGTAACAAAGAGAGTATTACATGGAAGTATGTCGATGGCATAAACCTTGGTAGCATGGGATTAACATCTGGAGTAAGAAAG GTTTATACCATGGTACAGAAACACAAGCAAACTGAACAGGCTACTATCACGGAAAGGAGAAGGATGACAGCAGTAAGAAGATAG